A stretch of the Brevundimonas sp. MF30-B genome encodes the following:
- a CDS encoding TCR/Tet family MFS transporter, with translation MSILHPKARRAALAFIFVTAVLDIVAMGIVIPVLPHLIEEFVGSNARAGLLNGVFVALWAGAQFLASPVIGSLSDQYGRRPVILISCAGLAVDYALMALAPNLWWLAVGRLIAGVTSSSFTTIYAYMADITEPAKRARAYGLIGAAFSGGFVLGPVMGGFLGEFGPRVPFWVAGALSGVAFLYGLFILPESLPIERRMTFSWRRANPVGAMMLLKRHAELAGLAVVNFLLYFAHHVFSAVFVLYAGLRYGWGPWQVGALLALVGVLDMIVQGVLVGPISKRFGDRATMVFGLFGGTVGIALMGWAPTGVAFIVAMLPNALWGLAMPTLQSLMTRRVGEDEQGQLQGANMSVASIAGVLSPLFFGWIYSISTEADSPIHLPGLAFYLAAIVLLMAAGIGWGTARQAERAEATSV, from the coding sequence ATGTCCATCCTGCACCCCAAGGCCCGGCGCGCGGCGCTGGCCTTCATCTTCGTCACGGCCGTGCTCGACATCGTCGCCATGGGGATCGTCATCCCCGTGCTGCCGCATCTGATCGAGGAGTTCGTCGGCTCCAACGCGCGCGCCGGTCTGCTGAACGGCGTGTTCGTGGCTTTGTGGGCGGGCGCGCAGTTCCTGGCCTCGCCGGTGATCGGATCCTTGTCGGATCAGTATGGGCGCCGGCCGGTCATCCTGATCAGCTGCGCCGGCCTGGCGGTCGATTATGCGCTGATGGCGCTGGCCCCCAACCTGTGGTGGCTGGCGGTCGGGCGGCTGATCGCAGGCGTCACCTCGTCCAGCTTCACCACCATCTACGCCTATATGGCCGACATCACCGAGCCGGCGAAGCGGGCACGGGCCTATGGGCTGATCGGCGCGGCCTTCTCGGGCGGCTTCGTGCTGGGGCCGGTCATGGGCGGCTTCCTGGGCGAGTTCGGCCCGCGCGTGCCGTTCTGGGTGGCGGGGGCCCTGTCGGGCGTGGCCTTCCTGTACGGCCTGTTCATCCTGCCCGAGAGCCTGCCGATCGAGCGGCGCATGACGTTCAGCTGGCGGCGCGCCAATCCGGTCGGCGCCATGATGCTGCTGAAGCGGCATGCGGAGCTGGCCGGCCTCGCGGTCGTGAACTTCCTGCTCTACTTCGCCCACCACGTCTTTTCGGCGGTGTTCGTGCTGTACGCCGGGCTGCGCTACGGCTGGGGGCCGTGGCAGGTGGGGGCGCTGCTGGCTCTGGTCGGCGTGCTGGACATGATTGTCCAGGGCGTGCTGGTCGGGCCGATCTCAAAGCGGTTCGGCGACCGCGCGACGATGGTCTTCGGCCTGTTCGGCGGGACGGTCGGCATCGCCCTGATGGGCTGGGCGCCGACGGGCGTGGCCTTCATCGTCGCCATGCTGCCCAACGCTCTGTGGGGCCTGGCCATGCCGACGCTCCAGTCGCTGATGACGCGGCGTGTGGGCGAGGACGAGCAGGGTCAGCTGCAGGGGGCGAACATGAGCGTGGCGTCCATTGCCGGCGTGCTGTCGCCGCTGTTCTTCGGCTGGATCTATTCCATCTCGACGGAGGCGGATTCGCCTATCCATCTGCCGGGTCTCGCCTTCTACCTGGCGGCGATCGTGCTGCTGATGGCGGCGGGGATCGGCTGGGGCACTGCACGTCAGGCGGAACGCGCGGAGGCCACGTCCGTTTGA
- a CDS encoding porin yields the protein MLRTSILAAAIAVIAAPAWAQDNPSAGGWTFGAGAATDNRSKDASKSNGEPYVWALAEWSSADGLFYVSPGVETIEAGGSRLEADFTAGIRPQAAGFDLDVSATHKWRLGADAGYDDDYWEFTANVSRAIGPAKARLQLQHSPDGGGSTEAWTWVEARVGWDFTDKLGGTVAIGRREQDNAPDYTGWNAGVTYAFTRDVELDVRYHSTNIDDMGRQYDDALVAGVSVYF from the coding sequence ATGCTTCGCACGTCCATCCTCGCTGCCGCCATCGCCGTGATCGCCGCGCCAGCCTGGGCTCAGGACAACCCGTCAGCGGGAGGTTGGACCTTCGGCGCCGGAGCCGCGACCGACAACCGCTCCAAGGATGCCTCCAAATCGAACGGCGAGCCCTATGTGTGGGCTCTCGCGGAATGGAGCAGCGCCGACGGGCTGTTCTATGTGTCGCCTGGCGTCGAGACAATCGAGGCCGGCGGATCAAGGCTCGAGGCGGATTTTACCGCGGGGATCCGCCCCCAGGCGGCCGGCTTCGACCTCGACGTAAGCGCCACGCACAAATGGCGGCTGGGCGCCGACGCCGGCTATGACGACGACTATTGGGAGTTCACGGCCAACGTCTCGCGCGCCATCGGCCCGGCCAAGGCGCGGCTGCAGCTTCAGCACTCGCCCGACGGCGGCGGCTCTACCGAGGCCTGGACCTGGGTCGAGGCGCGGGTGGGCTGGGACTTCACTGACAAGCTGGGCGGCACGGTCGCCATCGGCCGTCGCGAACAGGACAATGCTCCCGACTACACAGGCTGGAATGCGGGCGTGACCTACGCCTTCACACGTGACGTAGAGTTGGACGTTCGCTACCACTCGACCAACATCGACGACATGGGCCGCCAGTACGATGACGCCCTTGTGGCCGGGGTGAGCGTTTATTTCTGA